A window from Pseudomonas moraviensis encodes these proteins:
- a CDS encoding neuraminidase-like domain-containing protein, whose amino-acid sequence MSQSIINDLLEQRRTALTEYCLGHFGESDGRFSIIKNADHLNELLRLDSLDTQKVPSALGAEAISCAQKFINAAYRKLEPGYSKTEFPEEDLKRWELYRNYSDWSALMLLLIYPENYMTPFARSRMTRLFLTLMTDLNQTRLSTDSVLIALRAYLKSFEEICNLEVISAFLHGTTAVDGRYFLVGRERVAPYRYFWREAQIELTPTCTNVNPAAWYEWDMIDVGVTGTVLDVRPVFWNGRPCLVWAELSDKLGEKDKDGYVPYKVSINIAFRSQNGEWSPATNLQSIGDLDTPPPADSRLIATIRVTESHPNGFLGVLFFKGDEAQTPVMRDVLFRPLPAYEGGWLEKLAQRFDSVLTVQHSLTEQMRPKMVTTIPTSGTLTDFYELDAFVLTHSTGDILAVRGICRPNGTGGVATVGFDLTLTSEPSGGDPKETSGTYSTDGGWATDWLTYTRGSGGFISPITFTFGATTASATYGRKQFVLTMTGIVGFDPAVLEKNRHDAAQFLAFNKPGTLARVRLNSLFGPRLVGLANISVDAVYAWEAQFFDEPTSEAGPVNEPNGAFNSANGLYFWELYYHVIHLVGIRFRDENRYREAEAWWRRVFDPQATAQVSNPPQPSDKPDYWRCRPLVSPGNAGSECLVEDDPYAISYAAPQHFQILTFMEFVKNLVEEGDWYYRQQTRDSLVLAKECYQQAQDLMGDPPTARSVADWQTQTLGALIDQSGARPTLEAFERTHVYSLADVPPAADFAPAMGLLATPPFKLPTNDRLLALIQLPRQRLYNLRHWLTIDGKPLELPLYEPPGDPAQLLRDLAAGNNAGPRRMGGRPVLNGYGWRVTSEFALRSAQELQNLGSELLRFMEQRDTAQQIELQQRHLLEQAEWTKTIQEKSLAQMDVTLTALRQSHAAVKQRADEYAAWFDENVTAEEYKVMDDLHAAKELNQGSVAVQSAAGGISVIPKVFGMANGNAFPEGVLHAIAQGLQIASLGKQADAEKRAVTEGYRLRRREWGLQRNLALAELQALDEQINAQVIAVDAAQASLQLVLQTNLQSMAVYDFLQKRTTHSQLYDWLLAQLKALYYQAYDATYSLCVSAQASRIAQTGDYDSPSILAQAWSDKHHGLLAGQQLAGFLMREQRDHLQSFERRIERVKTVSLRQLFADTVEPQPDAPDWATALGNLQTHGRLAFCVSELNFNRDHPGEYCRLIRSVEFDCPALLGPYENLRATLTQTGSRTVVRPVPQAVEYLHNPESKAAPADVVFNTRSGQQIGISQGVADDGRVMEDQDTGLLRAFECSGAVSCWEIHFPWWGEPAQSAVLASITDLIITIRYSARPGEPTFVLAVENLVTEAKADALQRNAERSRHHA is encoded by the coding sequence ATGAGCCAAAGCATCATCAACGATTTGCTCGAACAACGTCGTACTGCTCTGACGGAGTATTGCCTGGGCCACTTCGGCGAGAGCGATGGCCGGTTCAGCATCATAAAGAACGCTGACCATCTGAATGAATTGTTGCGTCTGGACTCGCTCGACACGCAAAAAGTGCCCAGTGCACTGGGTGCCGAGGCAATCAGCTGCGCGCAGAAATTCATCAATGCTGCCTACCGCAAGCTTGAGCCGGGGTATTCGAAGACAGAGTTCCCTGAAGAGGATCTGAAACGCTGGGAGCTGTACAGAAACTATTCGGACTGGTCGGCGTTGATGTTGCTCCTCATTTACCCGGAAAACTACATGACGCCGTTCGCGCGGTCTCGCATGACTCGTTTGTTCCTGACGTTGATGACCGATCTGAACCAGACACGGTTAAGCACCGATTCGGTACTGATCGCTTTGCGTGCCTATCTGAAGTCTTTTGAAGAAATCTGCAACCTGGAAGTCATCAGTGCTTTTCTGCATGGCACCACGGCCGTGGATGGGCGCTATTTCCTTGTCGGCCGAGAACGGGTGGCGCCTTACCGATACTTTTGGCGCGAAGCGCAGATTGAACTGACGCCGACCTGTACCAACGTCAATCCGGCGGCGTGGTACGAGTGGGACATGATCGATGTCGGGGTGACCGGAACCGTGCTGGATGTGCGCCCGGTGTTCTGGAACGGCAGGCCGTGTCTGGTCTGGGCCGAGCTTTCAGACAAACTCGGGGAGAAAGACAAGGATGGCTATGTTCCCTACAAGGTGAGCATCAACATAGCCTTCAGATCGCAGAACGGAGAGTGGTCGCCGGCAACAAATCTGCAAAGCATTGGAGATCTCGACACGCCTCCGCCAGCCGATAGCCGCTTGATTGCCACGATCCGTGTTACCGAAAGTCATCCCAATGGCTTTCTCGGCGTTTTGTTTTTCAAAGGTGATGAAGCGCAGACGCCGGTAATGCGCGATGTGTTGTTTCGGCCACTCCCTGCGTATGAGGGCGGCTGGCTGGAAAAACTCGCGCAACGTTTCGACAGTGTGCTCACTGTCCAGCATTCGCTGACTGAACAGATGCGGCCAAAAATGGTTACGACGATCCCGACGTCCGGGACGCTGACTGACTTCTACGAACTGGATGCGTTTGTGCTGACTCACTCCACGGGAGACATCCTGGCCGTCAGGGGCATTTGCAGGCCAAATGGCACCGGGGGCGTGGCAACCGTGGGTTTCGACTTGACGCTGACCAGCGAACCCTCGGGCGGGGATCCGAAGGAAACCAGTGGAACGTATTCGACAGACGGTGGATGGGCCACCGACTGGCTTACCTACACGCGTGGTTCAGGCGGCTTCATCAGCCCCATCACCTTCACTTTCGGCGCGACTACTGCCTCTGCAACCTATGGCCGGAAACAGTTCGTGCTGACAATGACCGGCATCGTGGGTTTCGATCCCGCGGTACTGGAAAAGAATCGGCATGACGCGGCGCAGTTTCTGGCCTTCAACAAGCCTGGAACCCTGGCACGGGTACGCCTTAATTCGCTGTTCGGTCCGCGGCTGGTCGGGCTCGCCAATATTTCTGTAGATGCGGTGTACGCCTGGGAGGCGCAGTTTTTCGATGAGCCGACCTCGGAAGCCGGGCCGGTCAATGAGCCCAACGGTGCCTTCAATAGTGCCAATGGCTTGTACTTCTGGGAGTTGTACTACCATGTGATTCATCTGGTGGGTATCCGCTTCCGCGACGAAAATCGTTATCGCGAGGCTGAAGCCTGGTGGCGCAGGGTGTTCGATCCGCAAGCGACCGCGCAGGTTTCCAATCCCCCGCAGCCAAGCGACAAGCCGGACTACTGGCGCTGCCGGCCCTTGGTGAGTCCCGGCAATGCCGGCTCTGAGTGTCTGGTAGAAGATGATCCGTACGCCATCAGTTATGCGGCGCCACAGCATTTTCAGATCCTGACCTTCATGGAGTTCGTCAAGAATCTGGTCGAGGAGGGGGACTGGTATTACCGCCAGCAGACGCGGGACAGTCTGGTGCTGGCCAAGGAGTGTTATCAGCAGGCGCAGGACTTGATGGGCGACCCGCCTACGGCGCGCTCGGTGGCCGATTGGCAGACGCAGACGCTCGGAGCGCTGATTGACCAGAGCGGCGCGCGTCCAACGCTGGAAGCGTTCGAGAGAACGCATGTGTATTCCCTTGCCGACGTACCGCCCGCGGCTGATTTCGCACCGGCGATGGGGCTGCTGGCGACACCACCGTTCAAACTGCCGACCAATGATCGCTTGTTGGCGCTGATCCAACTGCCTCGGCAGCGCCTCTACAACTTGCGCCATTGGTTGACCATTGATGGCAAACCGCTCGAATTGCCGCTGTATGAACCGCCGGGTGATCCTGCGCAACTGTTACGTGATCTGGCGGCAGGAAACAACGCCGGGCCACGGCGAATGGGGGGGCGGCCAGTCCTGAACGGCTACGGCTGGCGAGTCACCAGCGAATTTGCCCTGCGGTCTGCACAGGAGCTGCAAAACCTCGGCAGTGAACTGCTGCGCTTCATGGAACAGCGCGACACAGCGCAACAGATTGAGTTGCAACAAAGGCATTTGCTGGAACAAGCCGAATGGACGAAAACCATTCAGGAAAAATCCCTCGCTCAGATGGACGTGACGCTGACGGCCTTGCGCCAAAGTCACGCCGCCGTCAAGCAACGCGCCGATGAGTACGCCGCGTGGTTTGACGAAAACGTCACGGCAGAGGAATACAAGGTCATGGATGACCTTCACGCTGCCAAGGAACTCAATCAGGGCTCGGTCGCGGTTCAGTCTGCGGCGGGGGGGATTTCGGTCATTCCCAAAGTTTTTGGTATGGCCAACGGCAATGCCTTTCCAGAAGGTGTTTTGCATGCCATCGCACAGGGCTTGCAGATTGCCTCACTGGGCAAGCAGGCCGACGCGGAAAAAAGAGCGGTGACTGAAGGCTATCGTCTGCGTCGCCGCGAGTGGGGTTTGCAACGCAACCTGGCACTCGCCGAACTGCAGGCGCTGGATGAGCAGATCAATGCGCAGGTGATTGCTGTGGATGCGGCCCAGGCCAGTCTGCAATTGGTCTTGCAAACCAATCTTCAATCCATGGCCGTGTACGACTTTCTGCAAAAACGCACCACCCACAGTCAGCTTTACGATTGGCTGCTGGCACAACTCAAGGCGTTGTACTACCAGGCTTATGACGCAACTTACAGTCTGTGCGTCAGTGCTCAGGCATCGCGCATTGCACAAACCGGTGATTACGATTCACCGTCGATTTTGGCCCAGGCATGGTCCGATAAACATCACGGTTTGTTGGCTGGCCAGCAGTTGGCGGGCTTTCTGATGCGCGAGCAGCGCGATCACCTGCAAAGCTTCGAGCGACGTATCGAGCGGGTCAAGACCGTTTCCTTGCGACAGCTTTTCGCTGATACCGTCGAGCCGCAGCCCGACGCCCCCGACTGGGCGACGGCGCTTGGAAACCTGCAGACTCACGGACGCCTCGCTTTTTGCGTGAGTGAGTTGAACTTCAATCGCGACCATCCCGGTGAATACTGCCGGTTGATCCGCTCGGTTGAATTTGACTGCCCGGCATTGCTCGGACCCTACGAAAACCTCAGGGCCACGCTGACCCAGACTGGCAGTCGTACCGTCGTCCGGCCAGTGCCACAGGCGGTGGAATATCTGCATAACCCCGAGAGCAAGGCAGCACCTGCCGATGTGGTGTTCAACACGCGCTCGGGGCAGCAAATCGGCATTTCCCAAGGCGTTGCCGATGATGGGCGCGTCATGGAAGACCAGGATACGGGGCTGCTTCGCGCCTTTGAGTGCTCGGGGGCCGTTTCCTGTTGGGAAATCCATTTTCCGTGGTGGGGCGAGCCGGCTCAATCTGCCGTGCTTGCATCCATTACCGACCTCATTATCACTATCCGCTATTCGGCCAGGCCCGGTGAGCCGACCTTCGTACTGGCAGTGGAAAACCTGGTGACAGAAGCCAAAGCGGATGCTTTGCAGCGCAATGCCGAACGGAGCCGTCATCATGCGTAA